Part of the Sorghum bicolor cultivar BTx623 chromosome 1, Sorghum_bicolor_NCBIv3, whole genome shotgun sequence genome, GCATGCCATGCCGCGCACAACATCACCGCCATCCTCTCCGGGCGCTGGGACCTCGCCGAGTTCAGCCGCGAGCTCGCGACCACGGGGCTCCCGGACGACATCAACGGGCGGAGCACGATCACGGTCCTCGCCGTGGACGACGCCCACATGGCGCCGCTGAAGGCGCGCGGCCTCCCACGGGAGACGTTGCCAGGAGCAAATCTAGCCAGGTTACTTGTCGGGGTCTGCATGACAAAAGCTACCACGATTATTGAGAATTTTAATAGAACAAAAGTGTAATATACAAAGGATTAGCTAAAAGTTATTAGGGTCGGATTTTAATAATATATTATAGATCTGCCTCCATTGGCGGACTCAGACCTAGGGCCACTAGGGCCTTGGCCCTAGTCGTAGACTAGGTATTCTAGGTATAGCTCTTTAATTTCTAGACCATTGTCTTATTAAtttatcaggccttgtttaatttttaaaaaattttaagatttcttgtcatatcgaattttttagacac contains:
- the LOC110432032 gene encoding fasciclin-like arabinogalactan protein 10 → MSIDCTNVMLNKAKLLAARNYYTRHKTTLGLFVTAVVLAATSALACHAAHNITAILSGRWDLAEFSRELATTGLPDDINGRSTITVLAVDDAHMAPLKARGLPRETLPGANLARLLVGVCMTKATTIIENFNRTKV